The following proteins are co-located in the Procambarus clarkii isolate CNS0578487 chromosome 16, FALCON_Pclarkii_2.0, whole genome shotgun sequence genome:
- the LOC123751328 gene encoding proteoglycan 4-like, with product MTIAYRRTRDNHPTLLEQDRVYVAIAPANCATAESFCSSLQRVFDPPEAGGGTGAPLCCSSGLQRSPLFDPAGGAFREWQRHEAHHFLVTGSVNAGKFIREMAKRRRRRDATVNTVPDATVNTVPDATVNTVPDVTVNTVPDVTVNTVPDVTVNTVPDATVNTVPDATVNTVPDATVNTVPDATVNTVPDATVNTVPDATVNTVPDATVNTVPDATVNTVPHQHYQVNGTNIINNNGYHNLSSPEPDPEPKPDPEPRARPRAQSQTQSPEPDPEPRARPRAQSQTQSPEPDPEPRARPRAQSQTQSPNQTQSPEPDPEPRARPRAQSQTQSPEPDPEPKPDPEPRARPRAQSQTQSPEPDPEPRARPRAQSQTQSPEPDPEPRARPRAQSQTQSPEPDPEPRARPRAQSQTQSPEPDPEPRARPRAQSQTQSPEPDPEPRARPRAQSQTQSPDNDQYTEPWNKNKNSSK from the exons ATGACTATTGCATACAGACGAACACGTGATAACCATCCTACTCTACTGGAGCAAGACAGAGTTTATGTAGCAATTGCTCCGGCAAACTGTGCCACCGCTGAGAGCTTCTGCAGTTCGCTCCAGCGGGTCTTTGATCCTCCAGAGGCCGGGGGTGGGACCGGCGCGCCGCTCTGCTGCTCCAGCGGTCTCCAGCGGTCTCCTCTCTTTGATCCAGCTGGAGGCGCGTTCCGTGAATGGCAGCGACACGAAGCTCATCACTTCCTTGTAACAGGATCGGTGAATGCGGGCAAGTTCATTAGAGAGATGGCCAAGAGGAGACGCAGGAGAG ATGCAACTGTGAACACTGTACCAGATGCAACTGTGAACACTGTACCAGATGCAACTGTGAACACTGTACCAGATGTAACTGTGAACACTGTACCAGATGTAACTGTGAACACTGTACCAGATGTAACTGTGAACACTGTACCAGATGCAACTGTGAACACTGTACCAGATGCAACTGTGAACACTGTACCAGATGCAACTGTGAACACTGTACCAGATGCAACTGTGAACACTGTACCAGATGCAACTGTGAACACTGTACCAGATGCAACTGTGAACACTGTACCAGATGCAACTGTGAACACTGTACCAGATGCAACTGTGAATACTGTACCACACCAACATTACCAAGTAAATGGTACAAATATAATCAACAATAATGGTTACCATAACCTGAGT AGCCCAGAGCCAGACCCAGAGCCCAAACCAGACCCAGAGCCCAGAGCCAGACCCAGAGCCCAGAGCCAGACCCAGAGCCCAGAGCCAGACCCAGAGCCCAGAGCCAGACCCAGAGCCCAGAGCCAGACCCAGAGCCCAGAGCCAGACCCAGAGCCCAGAGCCAGACCCAGAGCCCAGAGCCAGACCCAGAGCCCAAACCAGACCCAGAGCCCAGAGCCAGACCCAGAGCCCAGAGCCAGACCCAGAGCCCAGAGCCAGACCCAGAGCCCAGAGCCAGACCCAGAGCCCAAACCAGACCCAGAGCCCAGAGCCAGACCCAGAGCCCAGAGCCAGACCCAGAGCCCAGAGCCAGACCCAGAGCCCAGAGCCAGACCCAGAGCCCAGAGCCAGACCCAGAGCCCAGAGCCAGACCCAGAGCCCAGAGCCAGACCCAGAGCCCAGAGCCAGACCCAGAGCCCAGAGCCAGACCCAGAGCCCAGAGCCAGACCCAGAGCCCAGAGCCAGACCCAGAGCCCAGAGCCAGACCCAGAGCCCAGAGCCAGACCCAGAGCCCAGAGCCAGACCCAGAGCCCAGAGCCAGACCCAGAGCCCAGAGCCAGACCCAGAGCCCAGAGCCAGACCCAGAGCCCTGACAATGATCAGTACACAGAGCCTTGGAACAAAAACAAGAATTCATCTAAGTAG
- the LOC123751329 gene encoding G-box-binding factor-like, producing MQLEVQQHEVQHHEVQQHEVQHHEVQHHEVQDHEVQHHEVQQHEVQQHEVQHHEVQHHEVQQHEVQHHEVQHHEVQHHEVQHHEVQHHEVQHHEVQHHEVQDHEVQHHEAQDHEVQHHEAQDHEAQDHEVQDHEVQDHEVQDHEVQDHEVQDHEVQDHEVQDHEVQDHEVQTTRYRTTRYSTTKYSTSRYSST from the coding sequence ATGCAGCTCGAGGTACAGCAGCACGAGGTACAGCACCACGAGGTACAGCAGCACGAGGTACAGCACCACGAGGTACAGCACCACGAGGTACAGGACCACGAGGTACAGCACCACGAGGTACAGCAGCACGAGGTACAGCAGCACGAGGTACAGCACCACGAGGTACAGCACCACGAGGTACAGCAGCACGAGGTACAGCACCACGAGGTACAGCACCACGAGGTACAGCACCACGAGGTACAGCACCACGAGGTACAGCACCACGAGGTACAGCACCACGAGGTACAGCACCACGAGGTACAGGACCACGAGGTACAGCACCACGAGGCACAGGACCACGAGGTACAGCACCACGAGGCACAGGACCACGAGGCACAGGACCACGAGGTACAGGACCACGAGGTACAGGACCACGAGGTACAGGACCACGAGGTACAGGACCACGAGGTACAGGACCACGAGGTACAGGACCACGAGGTACAGGACCACGAGGTACAGGACCACGAGGTACAGACCACGAGGTACAGGACCACGAGGTACAGCACCACGAAGTACAGCACCTCGAGGTACAGCAGCACCTAG